Within Caproicibacterium argilliputei, the genomic segment AAATGTTTACGGAAGAATTTCAAGTGGAGTTTTACCGCAGACAAAACGCCGTACTGGACCGCTTCCCGTTTGTCATCGGGGAGCAGGCGTGGAACTTTGCGGATTTTGCAACCATTCAGGGACCCATGCGCGTTGGCGGCAACCGCAAGGGCATTTTCACGCGGGACCGCCGACCCAAGATGGCGGCGTATTACTTCCGCGAGCGCTGGCACAGCTTTCCGGACTTCTTTGACAAATCCGCGGTACCTGCGGGAGGAGCAGCAACATGAATGCAGAGGAAAAACAGGAGGCATTGACCGCGGAAGCATTCCAGACGCCGCCGTCTGCCTGTCGCAGTGTTCCGTTTTTTGCATGGAACTGCAGGCTGAACCTGCCGATTCTGCTGGAGCAGGTGCGCGATTTTGACCAGATGGGCTTCGGCGGGTTCTGTATTCATGTGCGCACCGGGCTGGACACCCCTTATCTGGGACCGGAATTTCTGGAGGATGTGCACCGGTGCGAGCAGCTGGGGGAGTCGCTGGGCATGGAAACCTGGCTTTATGACGAAGACCGCTGGCCCTCCGGTGCGGCGGGCGGCCGGGTGACGGCGGATCCCGCGCTGCGCAGCCGGCATTTGCTGCTGACGCAGATGCCCTATGGGGGGGATACCGCACCCCTGCCGCCGCTGCCGTATTCGCGCGCCGGCAATGCCCGTACAGAAAACGGCAGCCTTCTGTGCCGGTATGAGATTTTCCTGACACCGGACGGTTTGCTGAAACGCGCGCGCCGCATGAAAACGGGGGAGTCCGCGCAGGGCGGCACCGTCTGGTATGCATATTTGGAAACGCAGGCGCCGGAGGGGTGGTACAACGGCAATACATATATTGATACCCTGAATCCGAAGGCGGTGCAGGCATTCCTCACCGCAACCCATCCGTACTATGAAGCGCTGCTTGGCACGCGGTTTGGCAAAGCGGTGCCTGCCATTTTCTGTGACGAACCGCAGATGCCGCGCTGCCTGAGCCTTTCCGGGCCGTTTGCAAAGGAGGACGTGACCCTGCCGTGGACGGACGATTTACCGGAAACCTACCGGCAGGCATACGGCGCCGACCTTTGGGAGGATCTGCCGCTGTTGCTTTGGGAAGCGCCGGAGGGCGCTTCTGCGGCGGCGCGCTGGCGTTGGCACAACCATTTGGCAGACCGTTTTGCCAGAGGCTTTCTGCAGCCCTATGGCAGCTGGTGCAGGGCGCACAGCCTGTTGCTGACCGGCCATCTGATGGAGGAACCGACCCTGCAAAGCCAGACTGCCGCAACCGGTGACGCGATGCGGTGCTACCCGCATTTCGGCCTGCCGGGCATTGATATGCTGTGCGGAAACTTTGAGTTTACCACCGCCAAACAGTGCGCTTCGGTCAAAAACCAAGCGGGCAAACCGGGCATGGTCAGTGAAACGTATGGGGCAACCGGCTGGGACTTTGATTTTCGCAAGCATAAGCTGCACGGCGACTGGCAGGCGGCGCTGGGCGTCACCCGGCGGGTGCTGCACCTCGCGTGGGCGGGCATGGCGGGGGAGAGCAAGCGGGACTATCCCGCCAGCATCAACTACCAGTCGCCGTGGTGGCGCGAGTACCGCGGTTTGGAGGAACACTTTGCACGGGTGGCGCAGGCGCTGACCCGCGGCCGTCCGGTGGTGCGTGTGGCGGTGGTGCATCCGCTGGAAAGCTTCTGGATGCTGTACGGCCCGCAGCAGCAGACCGCGCTGCTGCGCGAGCAGATGGACTGGAACTTTCAGCAGCTGACCCAATGGCTGCTGTTCGGCGGTATCGACTTCGATTTTTTGGACGAAGCCTTGCTGCCGGAACTTTGTCCGCACGGGGGTGCGCCGCTGCAGGTGGGAAAGATGCAGTACGACTTGGTGCTGGTACCTGCCTGCTTGACGCTGCGGCACACCACACTGGAGCGCCTGGAGGCGTTTCAGCACGCCGGCGGTACGCTTTGCTTTTTGGGGCAGGTGCCTGCTTGTGTGGATGCCCGGCCGGATGCGCGCCCGGCTGCATTGGCTGCGGGCTGTTCGGTGCTGCCGCTTGACCGGCAGCACGTACTGGAGGCGGTGTCGCCGGTGCGCGAGGTCACTTTGCGCGGAGCGGACGGACGCCTGACAGAAAACCTGCTGTATCAGCTGCGGCAGGACGGCGCACAGCGGTGGCTGTTTTTGGCACATGGGCGGGAACCCGAAAATCTTGATACCACACAGCCGCAGACTGTGCAGATTACGCTGCAGGGGCGGTGGCGTGCACAGCGTTGGGATACCATGACCGGCGCGGTCAGCCCGATGCCCATTTGTCGTTCGAGCGAGCAAACTACCACTTGGGAATGGAACGCCTATGCGTACGACAGCCTGCTGCTGCGCCTGCTTCCTGCGGAGAAACCTTTGCAAAAAGCTACCGGGCAGCAGCAGGCTGTGCAAGCGCAGGGGATAACCCTGCGGATTCCGCAGAGCGTTCCGGTGCATTTGGAAGAACCAAACTGTCTGCTTTTGGATACAGCCGCATATGCGTTGGACGGCAGCGATTACCAAGAATCGACGGAGATTCTGCGGATTGACGCCTGCCTGCGCCGCCGGCTTTCCCTGCCGCAGCGCACAGATTCCAGCCCGCAGCCGTGGACTGTGCCAAAGGAATCGGCTGTGCACCGGGTGCGGCTGCGGTTTTTCCTGCACAGCGAGGTGCAGGTGCCGCATCCGCTGCTGACCCTGGAGCAGCCGGAGGGCGCGCGCATTTTCTGGAACGGACAGGAGCAGCCGGTGCTGCCGAACGGCTGGTGGGTGGATCACGCCATTCGCACCGTACCGCTGCCGCCGCTGCCGCCGGGGAAGACTGTACTGGAGGTCGAGCTTCCGTTTGGGCGGCAGACCGACCTGGAGTGGCTGTACCTGCTCGGCGGTTTCGGAGTGCGTGCGGCCGGTGCGCAGGCGGTGGTGACCGCGCCGGTTTCCAAGCTGGCATTCGGTGACTTTGTGCCGCAGGGACTGCCTTTTTACGGCGGAAATGTGACGTACCGTGTGCCGCTGACACTGCCTGCCGCCGGACGAATTCTGGTGGAGGTTCCGCATTATCGCGGTCACCTGGTGACCGTTTCCATGGACGGCGGAAGCGCGGCACAGGTGTTTTTGCCGCCTTACCACTGGGAAAGCAGCACCCTTTGCGCAGGACAGCACCAGTTGCTGCTGACGCTGTTTGGCAACCGTTTCAATCAGTTTGGCCCGCTGCATTTGTTTGACCGCGCGTACCGCTACATGGGGCCGGATTCATGGCGCACGCGCGGCGGGCAATGGAGCGATACGTGGCAGTTCCGCCGCACCGGCATTCTTAGTACGCCGTCTGTGCAGTTCTTCGCACAGGAAACGTGAGCCGCACCTGCGGCCTGAAGGAGGAGTTTATCATGTGGAAACAGCGAACCTTTACGGAAGCGGATTTTTCCGGCAAAGCCCGCGCGCAGCAGGCGCTGCTGGATATTCTGGAGCCGCTTAAACCGTTTTACAGCGAAAGCGGCGCGCGCCTGTACCTGGGGGTTACCAGTACACACTATGAAAATGACAGCATTCCCATGGAGTCGTTTGCGCGGCCGCTGTGGGGGCTGGTGCCCTTTTGGGCGGGCGGCGGAGAGGAACCGGAATTTGCAAATATTTACCGGCGCGGCCTTGCAGCAGGGGCAGATCCGGCACACCCGGATTACTGGCATACCTGCCGGGATTATGACCAAAAATTTTGCGAGATGGCGGCGGTTGCGTATGGGATGCTGCTGGCGCCGGAGCAGGTCTGGAATCCGCTTTCCGAGCAGGAAAAGCAGAACCTGACTGCGTGGCTGTGGGAGATTAACCGCCACGAATGCTGTGCTTGCAACTGGCAGTGGTTTGCAATCCTTACCAACCTGGCGCTGTACAAATGCGGCCGCCCTTACAGCAAGGAGCGCATGGAGTCCGGCCTTGCCATGTTGGAGGATTACTACGACCGTGGCGGCTGGTACCGGGACGGCAACGGTGGCGATAAGGATTACTACAATCCGTTTGTCATGGTGACGTACGGAATGCTGTACGCCATGTTTATGGAAGCGGAGGAACCGGCGCGCTGCCGCCGCTTCCGCGAGCGCGCCATGGCGTTTGGAAAGGACTATCTTTATTGGTTTTCTGCAGACGGCCCCTCCATCTGCTTTGGGCGCTCCATGACCTACCGGTTCGCGCAGGCGGCGTTCTTTTCCGTCAGCCTGCTCGCCGGTGTGGAAGTTCTGCCGCTGACGGTGGTCAAGGGGATTCTGGTGCGGCATCTGGCGTGGTGGTTCTCACAGCCGATTTTTGACAATGCGGGCGTACTCTCCATTGGGTACGCTTACCCGAACCTGCAGATGTCGGAAAGCTACAATGCTCCCGGCTCCCCGTACTGGGCGCTCAAAGGACTGGCGTTTTTGGCGCTGCCGGATGACCACCCGTTCTGGCAGGCAGAAGCCGCGCCTTTCCCACAACTGGAGCAGCAGAAGTTTTTGGCGAATGCCAACATGATCCTGCAGCACGGCGGCGGGGACGCGGTTGCGCT encodes:
- a CDS encoding glycosyl hydrolase family 2 protein, whose translation is MNAEEKQEALTAEAFQTPPSACRSVPFFAWNCRLNLPILLEQVRDFDQMGFGGFCIHVRTGLDTPYLGPEFLEDVHRCEQLGESLGMETWLYDEDRWPSGAAGGRVTADPALRSRHLLLTQMPYGGDTAPLPPLPYSRAGNARTENGSLLCRYEIFLTPDGLLKRARRMKTGESAQGGTVWYAYLETQAPEGWYNGNTYIDTLNPKAVQAFLTATHPYYEALLGTRFGKAVPAIFCDEPQMPRCLSLSGPFAKEDVTLPWTDDLPETYRQAYGADLWEDLPLLLWEAPEGASAAARWRWHNHLADRFARGFLQPYGSWCRAHSLLLTGHLMEEPTLQSQTAATGDAMRCYPHFGLPGIDMLCGNFEFTTAKQCASVKNQAGKPGMVSETYGATGWDFDFRKHKLHGDWQAALGVTRRVLHLAWAGMAGESKRDYPASINYQSPWWREYRGLEEHFARVAQALTRGRPVVRVAVVHPLESFWMLYGPQQQTALLREQMDWNFQQLTQWLLFGGIDFDFLDEALLPELCPHGGAPLQVGKMQYDLVLVPACLTLRHTTLERLEAFQHAGGTLCFLGQVPACVDARPDARPAALAAGCSVLPLDRQHVLEAVSPVREVTLRGADGRLTENLLYQLRQDGAQRWLFLAHGREPENLDTTQPQTVQITLQGRWRAQRWDTMTGAVSPMPICRSSEQTTTWEWNAYAYDSLLLRLLPAEKPLQKATGQQQAVQAQGITLRIPQSVPVHLEEPNCLLLDTAAYALDGSDYQESTEILRIDACLRRRLSLPQRTDSSPQPWTVPKESAVHRVRLRFFLHSEVQVPHPLLTLEQPEGARIFWNGQEQPVLPNGWWVDHAIRTVPLPPLPPGKTVLEVELPFGRQTDLEWLYLLGGFGVRAAGAQAVVTAPVSKLAFGDFVPQGLPFYGGNVTYRVPLTLPAAGRILVEVPHYRGHLVTVSMDGGSAAQVFLPPYHWESSTLCAGQHQLLLTLFGNRFNQFGPLHLFDRAYRYMGPDSWRTRGGQWSDTWQFRRTGILSTPSVQFFAQET
- a CDS encoding DUF2264 domain-containing protein gives rise to the protein MWKQRTFTEADFSGKARAQQALLDILEPLKPFYSESGARLYLGVTSTHYENDSIPMESFARPLWGLVPFWAGGGEEPEFANIYRRGLAAGADPAHPDYWHTCRDYDQKFCEMAAVAYGMLLAPEQVWNPLSEQEKQNLTAWLWEINRHECCACNWQWFAILTNLALYKCGRPYSKERMESGLAMLEDYYDRGGWYRDGNGGDKDYYNPFVMVTYGMLYAMFMEAEEPARCRRFRERAMAFGKDYLYWFSADGPSICFGRSMTYRFAQAAFFSVSLLAGVEVLPLTVVKGILVRHLAWWFSQPIFDNAGVLSIGYAYPNLQMSESYNAPGSPYWALKGLAFLALPDDHPFWQAEAAPFPQLEQQKFLANANMILQHGGGDAVALVPGRTKSDGHSHTVEKYAKFAYSAKRSFSISRSSVTLHEAAPDSMLAFEVFGHIFVREISLPGASVTESGITVRWSPFAGIDVETTLIPNETGHLRVHRINSRFACKAYDCGFAVSADDRLPCTRSAKNSAAEACCPDGFCRVESLSGGTGEVLVPDPNTNLTAPKTVIPMAVYTIKTGSQELRTQVSYF